AATTGAATCCCCAACCAGAATTTCAAGTCTAAAGGTCTAAATTAAACTTCCTCCTCCCTTGCTCCTCCAACACAAACCATCCATTTGGCCCaaattctataaaaaaaaaactcatatttCTCTGTCTCTCTCATATGTTCCACCACAAATTCCCCTAAACTCTCTCACATCCCTCAACGGCTCAACCTATAAATCACCTTCCCCCATGCAAACCTATCTTTCACCACATCCTCTAGAGCTGCTGCAGTATTTCTCTAATCCGTTAGAGAAGTGCTGCAATATTAACTAAAAAAGAACTACAAATACAAAAACAACAACACAAGAAGATGGCTCGCCAGGCTTTTGTTCTTTCTCTCCTCATTGTTGCCATTGTTGGTGTGGCTATGGCCAGGGAAGCCCCATCAGCATCACCAACGACATCACCAGTTCCATCCTCAGCACCAAAGGCATCACAAGCTCCATCTTCATCAGCAGCTTCCCCCAAAGCCTCAGCAGCTCCATCTACATCCGAGTCTTCCCCTGCCTCTTCCCCTGCCACAGAGGAGCCTTCATCTCCCCCTGCTCCAGCCAGTGAGGCCATCGAGTTCGGCGCCCCTTCACCGGGACCTGCCGCTGGACCCGCTGCTGATGCGCCTGCACCCGCTCCTAAAGCCAGCGGTGCTTCTGCCCTTGGATTCTCTGGTGCTGTTGCTCTTGCCGCAGTTGCTGGCTTCTTCGCCTTCTAAGATGGTTGTTGTTTGTGTCATGAGCTTATGAGAGGGTGTGTTGTACTGCACATTGTACTATATGTGTTGTGCTTCGTGAAATGTTGTGATTGAATTAATATAACACACTAGTTGATTATAATAATTGATTCGACTCCTCATAGTATCTCTGTTGTTTAGGAGAAAGAATCGAAGGGATTAGAGGTAACAGTCCTAACATCAATGAAATAAAATGTTAGGAAATCCTTTGGTCTCTTTTTATTGAAAACTTAGTGtcaatctatctatatatatatgtaaagcacacttgagtttttgcattaaatacataagcaaaactcaagtgtgtaTTAAAagcaaccaaaaaaataaaaaactttgtaataaatatattaaacaataataaaactaaaattaaaaaaatatatattgtaaaaaactattcaactactaccattaaataaaaacattcataaacttaaaatttccttgagttttgtatttcacaaatattaaaaattaaattaaataagaaaataatatttattagcaaataatttacataaaataattttaaaattcaaaatattctatctatatatatatgtaaaggagacttgagttttttccattaaatacatcaagtaattcctacctctacattaaaatgcattaaaaataaagaattccatttgcaataaatatattaaataataaaattaaaactgaataaattgtaatgtcaaaaactattcaactacgaacattaaataatatatttataaacttatttatcttcatttttataattatttatatatattatatattaattacaaaatttCCTATACATTTAAGTAAAACCTAAAtataatgtgataaaaaatttaaacatatgtagataaaatatttattattgacctcaacttgagaaaaaaattaaatttatataaaataaatatatgaaatatcagAAATAGTCAATGATTAAATACTCTTCGTAAAGAtatacttataattttttttaatagttacatgtgttgtttaatatagattgttataattttgttttgtgttattttataaaataattttacatacataaaaaattaatatattataattatttaagtcttttagaatatctttttatatacattaaaagTGTATAGAGTATACACAAGATGATATttagaataaaattttattaaataatatttttatatggaaacattatttataattaaaattaattaattttaataataaaaaattagcaaatagttttaaaattaaaaaatgccgcaataatttataaaaacatttttaaaattaacattattaaGTATGACGTGGATGTCAAAAAAGTATGACgtgtgtgtatttttttcagaaatttattcaattataaattttgatatattttttttctgttaTTTGTTTGGAGGTGCAGGTTATCAGATAGTTGGATAATGCATTGGTTATAGGTGTAATTTTCATTTGCTTTTGGGTGTTTGTATGGGGTTTTTTGGCCAAGTACTATGATGTTTTGACCCCTTTGAGAtttgggtactctttttccttattaggATTTTTTCCCAATGAGTTTTTTCCTactaaggttttaatgagacccTCTCTCAAAGTCATTATGTGGTCATTGGGTGGGGGTTTTGTATGCGACACGGACATGTGATTCGTTGCTGACCTGTTTTTTGAGGCTTTTTAATAATATGTTAttcagttttttaaaaaaaaacttaaagaagtataacagagaaaaataataaaggctaaaattaaaaattaattattttactaaataatattttagaatattaaaattataatttatt
This is a stretch of genomic DNA from Lotus japonicus ecotype B-129 chromosome 1, LjGifu_v1.2. It encodes these proteins:
- the LOC130720913 gene encoding classical arabinogalactan protein 11-like, encoding MARQAFVLSLLIVAIVGVAMAREAPSASPTTSPVPSSAPKASQAPSSSAASPKASAAPSTSESSPASSPATEEPSSPPAPASEAIEFGAPSPGPAAGPAADAPAPAPKASGASALGFSGAVALAAVAGFFAF